The Carnobacterium divergens genome includes a window with the following:
- a CDS encoding DUF1827 family protein: MKLIDVTNNHSSLVAEQLGNTDATFIKVYSLGPTTVIFSGADTHKDVVLTNKERQIKNNEISYAISEILNSTPEQVDILQSPNLVEVSLATA, encoded by the coding sequence ATGAAATTAATTGATGTAACAAATAACCACTCTTCATTAGTAGCTGAACAATTGGGCAACACAGATGCTACTTTTATCAAAGTTTATTCGCTAGGCCCTACAACGGTTATTTTTTCTGGAGCAGATACACATAAAGATGTTGTTCTAACCAACAAAGAGCGCCAAATTAAAAACAATGAAATTAGTTATGCTATTTCGGAAATACTTAATTCAACCCCTGAACAAGTGGATATTTTACAATCCCCAAATTTAGTTGAAGTGTCACTTGCAACTGCATAA
- a CDS encoding AI-2E family transporter — MELFKKSSLMFWSIWLLVIAVLIFICTKIDFLFAPVGTFISTLFAPIVIAGFLYYMLNPLIHLLEKMKIKRGYGIAIIFLLLIGGLVFLAMAVIPNLVSQIGQLVNNVPKYLKDLESSSNDLINQGWLKDLKLEEKLQSSDFSIEKIAKNVFSGVTSSVGSIVGAVTNMTIVVLTVPIVLFYMFKDGDKFGPSVTKFVPSDYRDKVSELLSQMSNTIASYISGQALVCLFVGTFTFVGYLIIDLPYGFLLGFIAGITNIIPFIGPYIGIAPALIIGFIDSPFKAILVCVVVLIVQQIDSNLISPNVIGKTLAIHPLTIIIILLVAGNIAGIIGMILGVPFYAVTKTVILYVYDILKLRKEHRMTETKLDK, encoded by the coding sequence ATGGAGTTATTTAAAAAATCAAGTTTAATGTTTTGGAGTATCTGGTTACTTGTTATTGCTGTGTTAATATTTATTTGTACAAAGATTGATTTTCTCTTTGCACCTGTTGGAACGTTCATTTCAACCTTATTTGCTCCAATCGTGATTGCTGGGTTTTTATATTATATGCTGAATCCATTGATTCATTTACTAGAAAAAATGAAAATAAAGCGAGGGTATGGAATTGCCATTATTTTCTTGTTATTAATTGGCGGACTGGTCTTTTTAGCAATGGCTGTCATTCCCAACTTAGTGAGTCAAATTGGACAACTGGTTAACAATGTTCCAAAGTATTTAAAAGATTTAGAATCAAGTTCCAATGATCTAATCAATCAAGGTTGGTTAAAAGATTTAAAACTTGAAGAAAAATTACAAAGTTCTGACTTTTCGATTGAAAAAATTGCAAAAAATGTTTTTAGTGGTGTCACAAGTAGTGTAGGCTCCATCGTTGGGGCGGTAACAAACATGACAATCGTCGTATTGACAGTCCCAATTGTCTTGTTCTATATGTTTAAAGACGGTGATAAATTTGGCCCCTCTGTTACAAAATTTGTTCCCTCTGATTATCGAGATAAAGTAAGTGAGTTATTGTCACAAATGAGCAATACAATTGCTTCTTATATTAGTGGACAAGCGCTAGTTTGTTTATTTGTTGGAACCTTTACCTTTGTAGGATATCTCATTATTGATTTGCCTTATGGTTTCTTGTTAGGTTTTATTGCTGGAATTACAAATATTATTCCTTTTATCGGTCCTTACATTGGGATTGCACCTGCATTAATTATTGGTTTTATCGATTCGCCTTTCAAAGCAATTCTAGTGTGTGTGGTTGTTCTAATAGTTCAACAAATTGATAGCAATCTAATTTCTCCGAATGTAATCGGCAAAACATTAGCGATTCATCCCTTAACAATTATTATTATTTTGTTGGTTGCTGGAAATATTGCTGGGATTATTGGCATGATTTTAGGAGTCCCATTCTATGCAGTAACAAAAACAGTTATTTTATATGTGTACGATATCTTAAAGCTTCGAAAAGAACATCGAATGACTGAAACAAAACTAGATAAATGA
- a CDS encoding DUF3006 family protein: MKVVLEEIENAIARLIPDKGQSPMYVLESELPKEVEVGDVLELTYQRIDGKLIKKIQRLENEKERRIKKMKEKREALLNRTKK, translated from the coding sequence ATGAAAGTAGTCTTAGAAGAAATTGAAAACGCAATTGCGCGCTTGATTCCAGATAAAGGTCAAAGTCCAATGTATGTCTTGGAAAGTGAACTTCCTAAAGAAGTGGAAGTAGGAGACGTTTTAGAGTTAACCTACCAACGAATTGATGGGAAACTTATTAAAAAAATTCAACGTTTAGAGAATGAAAAAGAAAGACGTATAAAGAAAATGAAAGAAAAAAGAGAAGCTTTATTGAATCGAACAAAAAAATAA
- a CDS encoding M42 family metallopeptidase produces the protein MEKTTIKWVETLTTIPSPTGNTYEIINYIKTYLETLGYETKVNRKGSLIVTVKGTNHEQHRFVTAHVDTLGAMVRGIKPDGRLKLDLVGGFKYNAIEGEYCQIQTTHGKTYSGTILMHQTSVHVYKDAGTAERNQENMEVRVDEKVRSKEETEKLGIQVGDFVSFDPRTEITKAGFIKSRHLDDKVSVAILLQLLTKLKKEQLSLPHTTHFFISNNEEIGYGGNSNINDKVVEYLAVDMGAMGDDQQTDEYSVSICVKDGSGPYHYELRKQLTELCEANQIPYQLDIYPYYGSDASAAMRAGADVKHALIGAGIDSSHAYERTHEESIVATEQLVEAYLFTKII, from the coding sequence ATGGAAAAAACAACAATTAAATGGGTGGAAACGTTAACAACTATCCCTTCACCTACTGGAAATACTTATGAAATTATCAACTATATCAAGACGTATCTTGAAACACTTGGATATGAAACAAAAGTTAATCGTAAAGGGAGTTTAATTGTCACTGTTAAGGGCACTAATCATGAACAACATCGTTTTGTGACGGCTCACGTTGACACGCTAGGCGCAATGGTAAGAGGAATTAAGCCTGACGGACGCTTAAAACTAGATTTAGTTGGTGGGTTTAAATACAATGCAATCGAAGGAGAATACTGCCAAATCCAAACGACCCATGGAAAAACCTATAGCGGGACAATTTTAATGCACCAAACGAGCGTTCATGTGTATAAAGATGCAGGCACTGCGGAACGCAATCAAGAAAATATGGAAGTACGAGTAGATGAAAAAGTTCGCTCTAAAGAAGAAACAGAAAAACTAGGGATTCAAGTAGGAGATTTTGTTAGTTTTGATCCACGAACAGAAATTACAAAAGCAGGTTTTATTAAATCACGTCATTTAGACGATAAGGTTAGTGTGGCTATTTTACTTCAATTGTTAACAAAATTAAAAAAAGAACAACTTAGTCTGCCACATACAACCCACTTCTTTATTTCAAATAACGAAGAAATTGGGTATGGTGGAAATTCAAATATTAACGATAAGGTAGTAGAGTATCTAGCTGTTGATATGGGAGCGATGGGAGACGATCAACAAACCGATGAATACTCAGTTTCAATTTGTGTTAAAGATGGTAGCGGACCGTATCATTATGAATTGAGAAAGCAATTAACTGAGTTATGTGAAGCGAATCAAATTCCTTATCAATTGGATATTTATCCTTATTATGGCAGTGATGCATCTGCTGCAATGCGAGCTGGAGCGGATGTTAAACATGCTTTGATTGGTGCAGGCATTGATTCAAGTCATGCTTACGAACGAACACATGAAGAATCAATTGTTGCAACTGAACAATTAGTTGAAGCGTATTTATTTACTAAAATAATTTAA
- a CDS encoding ComEC/Rec2 family competence protein, with protein sequence MATKRKKNKKLTKKQRFQLKASFVLVVMILCIMIGVVIGRNTDPNASLTDKMVQLPNDLKEMILKETEYQPVEVPKKPVTNENATFRFLDIGQGDATLIQASDGTTILIDTGRYDDKEKRIIDYLNQYVGTGGKIDLLIFTHNDSDHIGNGDLVLKYFDVKEVWMNGHDATTKVYEKLLDAIAEKDTAYFEPKAGLTKTVGPFQLEVFNPTDEAKSNQNDDSIITRLTIGEFSVMFPGDAAKRVEKQLLASGKPLSSTVLHIGHHGSKESSSTEWLTAVNPKVAIYSAGLNNTYHHPNIEAMERINALGIPVYGTDINGTITVSVTKDGSYTVEPTKK encoded by the coding sequence GTGGCAACCAAACGAAAAAAAAATAAAAAATTAACAAAAAAACAACGATTTCAGTTAAAAGCATCTTTTGTTTTAGTAGTAATGATTCTTTGTATCATGATTGGAGTTGTTATTGGACGAAATACGGATCCTAATGCATCCCTAACAGATAAAATGGTTCAATTACCGAATGATTTAAAAGAAATGATTTTAAAGGAAACGGAATATCAGCCAGTAGAAGTGCCTAAAAAGCCGGTGACTAACGAAAATGCTACCTTTAGATTTTTAGACATTGGACAAGGAGATGCTACATTAATTCAAGCTTCAGATGGTACGACAATCTTAATTGATACAGGACGTTACGACGATAAAGAAAAACGAATCATAGATTATTTAAATCAATACGTTGGAACAGGTGGTAAAATTGATTTATTGATTTTTACTCATAATGATTCGGATCATATTGGAAATGGCGATTTAGTGTTGAAGTATTTTGATGTCAAAGAAGTTTGGATGAATGGCCACGATGCAACGACAAAAGTATACGAAAAATTACTAGATGCAATCGCTGAAAAAGATACGGCTTATTTTGAACCAAAAGCAGGATTGACTAAAACAGTTGGACCGTTTCAATTAGAAGTATTTAATCCAACAGACGAGGCTAAAAGCAATCAAAATGATGATTCCATCATCACTAGACTAACGATAGGCGAATTTAGCGTAATGTTTCCAGGAGATGCTGCTAAGCGCGTTGAAAAGCAACTATTGGCAAGTGGCAAACCATTAAGTTCAACCGTGCTTCATATTGGCCATCATGGATCAAAAGAAAGTAGTAGTACCGAGTGGCTAACTGCTGTTAATCCAAAAGTTGCAATCTACTCAGCGGGACTAAACAATACCTACCATCATCCTAATATAGAAGCAATGGAGCGAATCAATGCATTAGGTATTCCTGTATATGGAACGGATATCAATGGAACGATTACCGTTTCAGTTACTAAAGATGGAAGTTATACAGTAGAGCCAACTAAAAAATAA
- a CDS encoding thermonuclease family protein has translation MKKRNQVFASIVTIILIGIGAFFVTDDEQTKGPSEDTKRTAVELERVVDGDTIIMREEGERKRMRLLLVDTPESNTQKTGKAQPFGKEAKEFLTEYLKGKKLSIVYDPNHDAVDQYNRVLAYLYADDELVEEVLVREGLARVGYFNGKELYYDIIHQAEKDAKADRKNIWSIKDYVGKKGFNEVKQESYTSY, from the coding sequence ATGAAAAAAAGAAATCAAGTTTTTGCTTCTATTGTAACCATTATATTGATTGGAATAGGTGCTTTTTTTGTTACAGATGATGAACAAACAAAAGGTCCAAGTGAAGATACAAAACGAACAGCAGTTGAATTGGAGAGAGTCGTTGACGGGGACACGATTATTATGAGAGAAGAAGGCGAGCGAAAACGAATGCGTTTGTTGCTAGTGGATACGCCAGAAAGTAACACTCAAAAAACTGGAAAAGCACAGCCATTTGGTAAAGAAGCCAAAGAATTTTTAACGGAGTATTTAAAAGGCAAGAAATTGTCAATTGTTTACGATCCAAATCATGATGCCGTTGATCAATACAATCGAGTGTTGGCTTATTTGTATGCAGATGATGAATTAGTCGAAGAAGTTCTTGTAAGAGAAGGACTAGCTCGAGTAGGCTATTTTAATGGGAAAGAACTTTATTATGATATTATCCATCAGGCAGAAAAAGATGCAAAAGCGGACCGAAAGAATATCTGGTCAATCAAAGATTATGTTGGAAAAAAAGGATTTAATGAGGTGAAACAGGAAAGTTACACCAGTTATTAA
- a CDS encoding FAD-dependent oxidoreductase, whose translation MKVVVVGCTHAGTAAVKTILNEQPDASVSVFERNDNVSFLSCGIALYVGGVVKDPAGLFYSSPEELASMGAEINMEHNVKNIDNENKVVLIENLKTGETFEETYDKLVMTTGSWPIIPPIDGINSENILLCKNYNQANEIIKESKNAEKIVIVGGGYIGIELVEAFAESGKQVTLVDGLDRILNKYLDAEFTSVLEHDLKERGVTLALNQTVEKFVANESGAVTAVKTPVGEYEADLVILCVGFKPNTDLLKGKIEMLPNGAIVVDEYMRTSDEAIFAAGDSCAVHYNPTGGSAYIPLATNAVRMGALVGKNIVSPTVKYRGTQATSGLYLFGFNIGSTGLTENSAPHFGVEVRSVVVEDNYRPEFMPTTEKVTMKLVYEVGTNRIVGGQIMSKYDVTQSANTLSLCVQNKMTIEDLAYVDFFFQPHFDRPWNYLNILAQAAVEQERKQAK comes from the coding sequence ATGAAAGTAGTAGTAGTAGGATGTACACATGCAGGTACAGCAGCGGTTAAAACGATTTTAAATGAACAACCAGATGCGTCAGTATCGGTGTTTGAACGTAATGATAATGTTTCCTTTTTATCATGTGGGATTGCATTATATGTTGGTGGAGTTGTGAAAGATCCAGCAGGTTTATTTTATTCAAGTCCAGAAGAACTTGCTTCTATGGGCGCAGAAATCAACATGGAACACAATGTGAAAAATATCGATAATGAGAATAAAGTTGTCTTAATTGAGAATTTAAAAACAGGTGAAACATTTGAAGAAACCTATGATAAACTAGTAATGACAACTGGCTCTTGGCCAATTATTCCTCCAATTGATGGAATCAATAGTGAAAACATTCTTTTATGTAAAAACTATAACCAAGCAAATGAAATTATTAAAGAATCGAAAAATGCAGAAAAAATCGTCATTGTTGGTGGTGGCTATATTGGAATTGAATTAGTTGAGGCATTTGCAGAATCTGGCAAGCAAGTGACGCTAGTTGATGGATTAGATCGTATTTTAAACAAATATTTAGATGCTGAATTCACTTCTGTTTTAGAGCATGATTTAAAAGAAAGAGGCGTTACGCTAGCTTTAAACCAAACAGTCGAGAAATTTGTTGCCAATGAATCAGGTGCTGTGACAGCTGTGAAAACACCTGTTGGAGAATATGAGGCTGATTTAGTTATTTTATGTGTTGGATTTAAACCTAATACAGATTTATTAAAAGGTAAAATAGAGATGTTGCCAAATGGTGCCATCGTTGTAGATGAATATATGAGAACAAGTGATGAAGCGATTTTTGCTGCTGGCGATAGTTGCGCGGTTCATTATAATCCAACTGGAGGCTCTGCATATATTCCGTTAGCTACAAATGCAGTTAGAATGGGAGCTTTAGTTGGGAAAAATATTGTTTCTCCAACAGTTAAATATCGTGGCACGCAAGCAACTTCTGGTTTATATTTATTTGGTTTTAATATAGGTTCAACCGGATTGACAGAAAACAGCGCTCCTCATTTTGGGGTAGAGGTTCGTTCAGTAGTTGTAGAAGATAATTATCGCCCAGAGTTTATGCCAACAACAGAAAAAGTAACAATGAAATTAGTTTATGAAGTAGGGACGAATCGGATTGTTGGAGGTCAAATCATGTCAAAATATGATGTGACACAATCTGCCAATACGTTATCTTTATGTGTTCAAAATAAAATGACGATTGAGGATTTGGCTTATGTAGATTTCTTCTTCCAACCTCACTTTGACCGTCCTTGGAACTATTTAAATATTTTAGCGCAAGCTGCTGTTGAGCAAGAGCGTAAACAAGCAAAATAA
- a CDS encoding peptide chain release factor 3, whose amino-acid sequence MDQKLKEEVQSRKTFAIISHPDAGKTTITEQLLLFGGAIRQAGTVKGKKSGKFAKSDWMEIEKQRGISVTSSVMQFDYDGKRINILDTPGHEDFSEDTYRTLMAVDSAVMVIDSAKGIEPQTKKLFKVCRMRGIPIFTFINKLDRDGQEPLDLLAELEEVLEIDSYPMNWPIGMGKGLLGLYDNYHKKIEIHRPEENGGERFIDLNEDGEIEGDHPIKMSTLYDQALEDVALLNEAGNSFSEERVANGELTPVFFGSALTNFGVETFLNTYLDFAPSPTAHRDEDGEAISPYSDEFSGFIFKIQANMNPAHRDRIAFVRICSGEFDRGMDVTLARTNKKIKLGNSTQFMAESRETVQKAVAGDIIGLYDTGNFQIGDTLYAGKMNVQYEKLPQFTPEMFMKVNAKNVMKQKSFHKGVNQLVQEGAIQLYRTFHTEDYILGAVGQLQFEVFQYRMLHEYNAEVIMTPMGSKIARWIKPEDLDENMSSSRNLLVKDRHDQPLFLFENQFAMRWFADKYPDIELSSLL is encoded by the coding sequence ATGGATCAAAAATTAAAAGAAGAAGTACAATCGCGCAAAACCTTTGCGATTATTTCCCATCCAGATGCAGGGAAAACAACCATTACAGAACAATTACTATTGTTTGGTGGTGCGATTCGTCAAGCAGGAACAGTTAAAGGAAAAAAATCAGGTAAGTTTGCAAAATCTGATTGGATGGAAATTGAAAAACAACGTGGAATCTCAGTAACAAGTTCTGTGATGCAATTCGATTACGATGGAAAACGCATCAATATTTTAGATACACCAGGACATGAGGATTTTTCTGAAGATACGTATCGTACGTTAATGGCAGTAGATAGTGCTGTGATGGTTATCGACAGTGCTAAAGGGATAGAACCACAAACAAAAAAACTATTTAAAGTTTGTCGGATGCGTGGGATTCCTATTTTTACTTTTATCAATAAGTTGGATCGTGATGGACAAGAGCCATTGGATTTATTAGCAGAACTTGAAGAAGTATTAGAGATCGATTCATACCCAATGAATTGGCCAATCGGTATGGGAAAAGGGCTACTTGGTTTATATGACAACTATCATAAAAAAATTGAGATTCATCGTCCAGAAGAAAATGGTGGCGAACGATTTATCGATTTAAATGAAGATGGCGAAATTGAAGGCGATCATCCAATCAAAATGTCTACCTTATACGATCAAGCATTGGAAGACGTGGCTCTTTTAAATGAAGCAGGCAATAGCTTTTCTGAAGAACGAGTAGCCAATGGCGAGTTAACTCCAGTCTTTTTCGGTTCAGCGTTGACAAACTTTGGTGTCGAAACCTTCTTGAATACCTATTTAGACTTTGCGCCAAGCCCAACTGCCCATCGGGATGAAGATGGCGAGGCGATTAGTCCTTACAGCGATGAATTTTCTGGCTTTATTTTCAAAATTCAAGCGAATATGAATCCAGCTCACCGTGACCGGATTGCCTTTGTTCGAATTTGCTCAGGTGAATTTGATCGTGGCATGGATGTAACGCTAGCGCGGACAAATAAAAAAATTAAATTAGGCAATTCAACTCAGTTTATGGCTGAAAGTCGAGAAACGGTTCAAAAGGCCGTAGCAGGAGATATTATTGGGTTATACGATACAGGGAATTTTCAAATTGGCGATACGTTATATGCTGGGAAAATGAATGTTCAGTATGAAAAATTGCCACAATTTACACCAGAAATGTTTATGAAAGTAAACGCTAAAAATGTGATGAAACAAAAATCATTCCATAAAGGCGTAAATCAATTAGTTCAAGAAGGTGCGATTCAGTTGTACCGTACGTTCCATACGGAAGATTATATTCTTGGAGCGGTTGGACAGTTGCAATTTGAAGTATTCCAATATCGGATGCTACATGAGTACAATGCAGAAGTGATAATGACACCAATGGGTTCAAAAATTGCTCGTTGGATTAAGCCAGAAGATTTGGATGAGAATATGTCATCCAGTCGAAACTTGCTTGTTAAGGATCGTCACGACCAACCATTATTCCTATTTGAAAATCAATTTGCAATGCGTTGGTTTGCCGATAAGTATCCAGATATTGAATTAAGTTCATTACTGTAA
- the mgtE gene encoding magnesium transporter, with translation MNEAQLEIEERLERMKELLNAENMPDFRDEFLALHSYEQGQVYLGLTKEERQKTYHYLSPNELGDMFEVIEEDEESVEEYLREMNPNYAADMLGAMYADNAVDILKQLNKHQVKVYLDLMPEENASEIKELLHYEDETAGSIMTTEFVSIVANQTVRSAMAILKSKAPEAETIYYIYVVDSEEVLVGVISLRDLIINEDDQLIADLMSEHPVAVKVTDDQNDVAKTIRDYDFLAVPVVDEVDHLLGIITVDDIIDVIDDEATSDYSGLAGVDVEETTENPFIAASKRLPWLITLLFLGMSTASLISRYEVMVSDASILAVFISLITGTAGNAGTQSLAVAVRKLATQDDSNTNFGKMIFSEIMTGLVTGLVTGVTIFVVVGIWKHNFILGFVIGMAMLCAITVANLAGSLIPILMDRLGFDPAVASGPFITTLSDLTSVLIYFNIAALFMSYFVGQ, from the coding sequence TTGAATGAAGCTCAATTAGAAATAGAAGAACGATTGGAACGAATGAAAGAATTATTAAATGCAGAAAATATGCCTGATTTTAGAGATGAATTTTTAGCTCTTCATTCTTATGAACAAGGTCAGGTTTATCTAGGATTAACAAAAGAAGAACGCCAAAAAACGTATCATTACCTATCTCCTAATGAATTAGGTGATATGTTTGAAGTGATTGAAGAAGATGAAGAATCCGTTGAAGAGTACCTAAGAGAAATGAATCCCAACTATGCTGCAGACATGTTAGGTGCAATGTATGCCGATAATGCTGTTGATATTTTAAAACAATTAAATAAACATCAAGTTAAAGTCTATTTAGATTTAATGCCGGAAGAAAATGCGAGTGAAATTAAAGAATTGCTTCACTACGAAGATGAGACGGCTGGATCTATTATGACAACGGAATTTGTTTCAATCGTTGCGAATCAAACGGTTCGTTCAGCAATGGCCATTTTAAAAAGTAAAGCACCAGAAGCTGAGACGATTTACTATATTTATGTCGTTGACAGTGAAGAGGTTTTAGTTGGGGTTATTTCATTAAGAGATTTAATTATTAATGAAGACGATCAATTGATTGCTGACTTAATGAGTGAACATCCAGTAGCAGTAAAAGTAACGGATGATCAAAATGATGTTGCAAAAACAATTCGAGATTATGATTTCTTAGCAGTTCCCGTTGTTGACGAAGTTGATCACCTGTTAGGAATTATTACCGTTGATGATATTATCGATGTTATTGATGACGAAGCCACCAGTGACTATTCTGGTTTGGCGGGGGTCGATGTTGAGGAGACGACTGAAAATCCATTTATTGCGGCATCTAAACGATTGCCATGGTTAATTACGCTATTATTTTTAGGAATGAGCACAGCATCACTCATTAGTCGCTATGAAGTGATGGTAAGTGATGCAAGTATTTTAGCAGTATTTATTTCATTGATTACTGGGACAGCTGGAAATGCAGGGACGCAATCCTTAGCCGTTGCAGTTCGTAAGCTAGCAACACAAGATGACAGCAATACAAATTTTGGAAAAATGATTTTCAGTGAGATTATGACGGGACTCGTAACCGGACTTGTAACTGGAGTAACAATCTTTGTAGTTGTTGGGATTTGGAAACACAACTTTATTTTAGGTTTTGTCATCGGTATGGCGATGCTTTGTGCGATTACAGTAGCAAACTTAGCAGGAAGCTTGATTCCAATTTTAATGGATCGATTAGGGTTTGATCCTGCAGTAGCAAGCGGTCCTTTTATAACAACGTTAAGTGATTTAACAAGTGTGTTGATTTATTTTAATATTGCGGCATTATTTATGTCTTACTTTGTAGGTCAATAA
- a CDS encoding GNAT family N-acetyltransferase — protein sequence MNFIWTTDLQSTTYQDALTIRKKVFVEEQQVDLSIEIDELEDQTFHVTGYLNEKAVATARLYPVTATEFKVQRVAVSNAYRGQQLGQQLMKEIERFAKENQKDTLILGAQDQAIGFYEKLGYHTYGEGFLDAGIPHHMMKKELI from the coding sequence TTGAACTTTATATGGACAACCGATTTACAATCAACTACGTATCAAGATGCTTTGACCATTCGCAAAAAAGTTTTTGTTGAAGAACAGCAAGTAGACTTATCAATTGAAATAGATGAGTTAGAAGATCAAACATTTCATGTAACAGGCTATCTTAATGAAAAAGCCGTTGCTACTGCACGTTTATATCCTGTTACAGCCACAGAATTTAAAGTTCAGCGAGTTGCGGTTTCCAACGCCTACCGTGGACAGCAATTAGGGCAACAATTAATGAAAGAAATTGAACGTTTTGCCAAAGAAAATCAAAAGGACACTTTAATTTTAGGCGCACAAGATCAAGCTATTGGCTTTTATGAAAAATTAGGCTATCACACATACGGAGAAGGTTTTTTAGATGCTGGAATTCCTCATCATATGATGAAAAAAGAACTTATATAA
- a CDS encoding hemolysin family protein — MTPDPGSQSIVGQLILILALTFLNAFFASAEIALVSLNKNKMENQANEGDRKAQKLVKLLENPNSFLATIQVGITLAGFFSSASAATSIATRLEPVFNYEPWAKEVSIIIVTVVLSYVTLVFGELYPKRIAMQKAEEVSKMSVGIISLIEKLMKPFVAFLSFSTNILVKLTPMEIDFNEDKLTREEMRFIIESGQKDGVLEASEFHMLKGVFSLDTKMAREIMVPRTDTFMIDINDSDDLNIDLLLDCKYSRVPVYEEDKDKIIGVIHLKNILKEARRVGFENLIVKNTINEALFVPETIFTDDLLFELKKTQNQMAILLDEYGGVVGIVTLEDLVEEIVGEIEDEYDEISDLYAKIDDGSYLVQGRMPIEKFNDLFEVEIEGKDVDTIAGYMLTELGTIPAQGEHLTLVTDSIELTTQEVESSRLVSILVKPLAM; from the coding sequence ATGACCCCTGACCCTGGTAGTCAGTCGATTGTAGGACAGTTGATTTTAATTTTAGCTTTAACGTTTTTAAATGCTTTTTTTGCCTCCGCAGAAATAGCGTTAGTTTCTCTTAATAAGAATAAAATGGAAAACCAAGCAAATGAGGGCGATCGCAAAGCGCAAAAGTTAGTAAAGCTGCTTGAAAACCCAAATAGTTTTTTAGCAACAATCCAAGTAGGAATTACATTGGCAGGATTCTTTTCCAGTGCATCGGCGGCAACGAGTATTGCCACCAGATTGGAACCTGTTTTTAATTATGAACCTTGGGCTAAAGAGGTTTCTATTATTATTGTTACCGTTGTTTTATCTTATGTAACTTTGGTTTTTGGAGAATTGTATCCAAAAAGAATTGCGATGCAAAAAGCAGAAGAAGTTTCTAAAATGAGTGTTGGCATTATATCATTGATTGAAAAACTAATGAAGCCTTTTGTAGCCTTTCTTTCCTTTTCGACAAACATTCTGGTGAAACTGACACCGATGGAAATCGATTTTAACGAAGATAAATTAACAAGAGAAGAAATGCGTTTTATAATTGAAAGCGGTCAAAAAGACGGTGTGTTAGAAGCTTCTGAATTTCACATGTTAAAAGGTGTCTTTTCGTTAGATACTAAAATGGCAAGAGAAATTATGGTTCCAAGAACCGATACATTTATGATTGACATCAACGATAGTGACGATTTGAATATTGATTTGTTACTAGACTGTAAATATTCAAGAGTTCCTGTTTATGAAGAAGATAAAGATAAAATCATTGGCGTGATTCATTTAAAAAATATTTTAAAAGAGGCAAGAAGAGTTGGCTTTGAAAACTTAATTGTTAAAAATACCATCAATGAAGCTTTATTTGTTCCAGAAACTATTTTTACAGATGATTTGTTATTTGAATTAAAAAAGACTCAAAATCAAATGGCGATTCTTTTAGACGAGTATGGCGGAGTAGTTGGAATAGTAACGCTAGAAGATTTAGTAGAAGAAATCGTTGGTGAGATTGAAGATGAGTATGATGAAATCTCAGATTTATATGCTAAAATCGATGACGGAAGCTATCTTGTACAAGGCAGAATGCCAATTGAAAAGTTCAATGATCTATTTGAAGTCGAAATTGAAGGAAAAGATGTCGATACAATTGCCGGATACATGTTGACGGAGCTTGGAACCATTCCTGCACAAGGCGAGCATTTAACCTTAGTAACTGATTCGATTGAATTGACCACCCAAGAAGTAGAAAGTTCAAGGTTAGTCAGTATTTTGGTCAAACCTTTAGCGATGTAA